The Burkholderia ubonensis genome has a window encoding:
- a CDS encoding glycoside hydrolase family 32 protein, whose protein sequence is MRFTLPRFPFHAALLLACAAGAHAAAPYVAPYVAPCTAPVADGTPQWRPAIHYTPRRNWMNDPNGLVYENGRYHLFYQFNPAGNDWGNMSWGHATSTDLVHWREQPVAMRANATEEFFSGSIVADTRNTSGLGAPGQTPLVALYTSVYKAGSGHAPGTQAQSLAYSLDHGATWRPYAHNPVLTLDPESKQFRDPKVSWYAPGGYWLMTTVVADAQVVKLYRSDDLIHWAFLSDFTLPGVPHDGALWEMPDLIALPLDGDPARIRWVMIVNVNPWSIAGGSGSMYFVGDFDGRTFTPDRVAPAGSDPAQFRWVDHGADFYAAGTFSGAPGAQPLGIAWMSNWDYAAKAPTTPWRGAMTLPRAFALKTIDGEPRLVVTPAAAFTAWADRRPAVHVGTLEVDSAARALPPATRGVAQRIDVTIAPGQAARAGVVVRASADGAIGTRIVYDTAARTLTLDRSRSGTPDFAATFSRQHIVALPLENGLLRLDIIVDRGSVEVFANGGRTVLTDVVFPPADADRVSVFAERGTATFSGLTVTPLGARDRAGEGDCVASAR, encoded by the coding sequence ATGAGATTCACGCTACCCCGTTTTCCCTTCCACGCGGCACTCCTGCTCGCGTGCGCGGCCGGCGCGCACGCCGCCGCGCCCTACGTCGCCCCCTACGTCGCCCCCTGCACCGCGCCCGTCGCCGACGGCACGCCGCAATGGCGGCCCGCGATTCACTACACGCCGCGGCGCAACTGGATGAACGACCCGAACGGCCTCGTCTACGAGAACGGCCGCTACCACCTGTTCTACCAGTTCAATCCGGCCGGCAACGACTGGGGCAACATGTCCTGGGGCCATGCGACCAGCACCGACCTCGTCCACTGGCGCGAGCAGCCGGTCGCGATGCGCGCGAACGCGACCGAGGAATTCTTCTCCGGCTCGATCGTCGCCGACACCCGCAACACGTCCGGCCTCGGCGCGCCGGGGCAGACGCCGCTCGTCGCGCTGTATACGAGCGTCTACAAGGCGGGCTCCGGCCACGCGCCCGGCACGCAGGCGCAGTCGCTCGCGTACAGCCTCGATCACGGCGCAACCTGGCGGCCGTACGCGCACAACCCGGTGCTCACGCTCGATCCGGAATCGAAGCAGTTCCGCGACCCGAAGGTGTCGTGGTACGCGCCCGGCGGGTACTGGCTGATGACGACGGTCGTCGCCGATGCGCAGGTCGTGAAGCTGTACCGCTCCGACGACCTGATCCACTGGGCATTCCTGAGCGACTTCACGCTGCCCGGCGTGCCGCACGACGGCGCGCTGTGGGAAATGCCCGACCTGATTGCGCTGCCGCTCGACGGCGATCCGGCACGAATCAGATGGGTGATGATCGTCAACGTCAATCCGTGGTCGATCGCGGGCGGCTCGGGGTCGATGTATTTCGTCGGCGACTTCGACGGCCGCACGTTCACGCCCGATCGCGTCGCACCGGCCGGTTCCGATCCCGCGCAGTTCCGCTGGGTCGATCACGGCGCGGACTTCTACGCGGCCGGCACGTTCTCGGGCGCGCCGGGCGCGCAACCGCTCGGCATCGCGTGGATGAGCAACTGGGACTATGCGGCCAAGGCGCCGACCACGCCGTGGCGCGGCGCGATGACGCTGCCGCGCGCGTTCGCGCTGAAGACGATCGACGGCGAGCCGCGGCTCGTCGTCACGCCGGCCGCTGCATTCACCGCATGGGCCGACCGGCGCCCCGCGGTGCACGTGGGCACGCTGGAAGTCGATTCGGCCGCGCGTGCATTGCCGCCGGCCACCCGCGGCGTCGCACAACGCATCGATGTGACGATCGCACCTGGGCAGGCGGCCCGCGCAGGCGTCGTCGTGCGGGCGTCGGCGGATGGCGCGATCGGCACGCGGATCGTCTACGACACCGCCGCGCGCACGCTGACGCTCGACCGCTCACGCTCCGGCACACCGGACTTCGCCGCCACTTTCAGCCGCCAGCACATCGTCGCCTTGCCGCTCGAGAACGGCTTGCTGCGACTCGACATCATCGTCGACCGCGGGTCCGTCGAAGTGTTTGCCAACGGCGGCCGCACGGTGCTGACGGACGTGGTCTTCCCGCCCGCCGACGCGGACCGTGTTTCGGTATTCGCCGAACGGGGCACTGCGACGTTCTCGGGACTGACGGTGACGCCGCTCGGCGCGCGCGACCGGGCCGGCGAAGGCGACTGCGTGGCTTCTGCGCGCTAG
- a CDS encoding SDR family oxidoreductase produces the protein MERFKGKTVLVTGGTSGIGLAAARAFAAEGARVIVTGRDVEALAAAQRTLGDGALAIRNDTGSVAAARELADAIGAAGARLDAVFVNAGVAKLAPFADVDEALWDLVFNTNVKGAYFQIQALVPLLNRGASIVINGSINAHIGMPGSSVYAASKAAVNSLAKTLSTELLPNGVRVNVVSPGPVETPLYGKLGLDAATLEATAGKIKGLVPIGRFGTPDEIASTVLHLSAPESAFIVGAEIIASGGMGLL, from the coding sequence ATGGAACGCTTCAAAGGCAAGACGGTGCTCGTCACGGGCGGCACCAGCGGGATCGGCCTCGCGGCCGCGCGGGCATTCGCGGCGGAAGGTGCGCGGGTGATCGTCACCGGGCGCGATGTGGAGGCGCTCGCCGCCGCGCAACGCACGCTCGGCGACGGCGCGCTCGCAATCCGCAACGACACCGGCAGCGTGGCGGCGGCCCGCGAGCTCGCGGACGCGATCGGCGCGGCGGGGGCGCGGCTCGACGCGGTGTTCGTGAACGCGGGCGTCGCGAAGCTCGCGCCGTTCGCGGACGTCGACGAGGCCCTGTGGGATCTCGTGTTCAACACCAACGTGAAGGGCGCGTACTTCCAGATCCAGGCGCTCGTGCCGCTGCTGAACCGCGGCGCATCGATCGTCATCAACGGGTCGATCAACGCGCACATCGGGATGCCGGGGTCGTCGGTCTACGCGGCGAGCAAGGCCGCGGTGAATTCGCTCGCGAAGACGCTGTCGACGGAGCTGCTGCCGAACGGCGTGCGCGTGAACGTCGTGAGCCCGGGGCCCGTCGAGACGCCGCTGTACGGCAAGCTCGGGCTCGACGCCGCGACGCTCGAAGCGACCGCCGGGAAGATCAAGGGCCTCGTGCCGATCGGCCGGTTCGGCACGCCGGACGAGATCGCGTCGACCGTGCTGCACCTGAGCGCGCCGGAGTCCGCGTTCATCGTCGGCGCGGAAATCATCGCGTCGGGCGGGATGGGCTTGCTCTGA